Genomic window (Equus asinus isolate D_3611 breed Donkey chromosome 8, EquAss-T2T_v2, whole genome shotgun sequence):
GTATCAGGACCCAGAGTGACACCATTACAGCCGAGAGCACAGTCAGATTCCCCATTATGTCTGCACTCATCTGTGTGTTAGCTCTACAGAATTTTGTCATGTGCAGCCCTGTGTAACCACCAGTCAAGGTACCATCACCACAGGATGGTAAATACCCCTTTAAAGCCACACCCACCCCCTCCTTCCATCCCTAATCCCTGACATTAACTGTTCTCCATCTCTGATTACATGATTTCACCAATGTTACCTAAATGGAATCATGCCATATGTAttcctttaagattttttttttacaactcaGCATAATTTCCTTGAGTTCATCCAAATTGCATATACAGCAGTTTATTTTCAATGGCACAGAACTGAAAATGTCAATGTTTATCACCCACAGTACAGTAAGTATTGTTTTATGAAGCTTGTTTCAAAAACATATGCTGAATGTAACAGTAGGTACCAGACCATAACATAATACACTTGCTACTATCAGTTTTATCTCAAAAGCTGAAATACACTACTCTATCTCATCACTCTGAccattttcttcacagcacttaccaTCATTTAGACACTTATTTAACGATGTTTAAATGTTTATGCCTGGCCCCTACACCACAACCAGAACTCTTTGAAGGCAACTTGTCTGTTTCAACACTGTGATCCAGAACCTCAAACCCCACCTGGCGTGCAGTGGGTGCTCAGAAGATGTGAACAGGTGAACACAGGTGGGGATTCAGGAATATTCTGTCCAGAGAGATGGTTCTCTGTCCTTGTGGAAATCACTGAGTAGCTGAGAAGGTTCCTAACAGAGCACTCAGCTGCAGGCAGCCCACGGCTCTACACAAGCAGACGAGGGGGACTTTGGCTCCCATGAGCTGAGTCCCTCAGGACTACAATGTTAGCCGCTGCTCCCAGGCTTTTCCTGCCTGCCCCAGGAACCCCAAAAGAGCTGCTGCAATTCCAGGCATCACACGCCGATCAAAACTCAAATGTCCCTGCCCCATGTTTCAGAGTGAGGAGAAGGCTTACAGAGCTCTGgcagccttccctctctcccagccAGTGCCAGGATGGAGACACCATCGTTGGCTTAGACACCTCAAGGCcccctggggatggggagacCCTGCCTCTTCTTTAGACTCGCCTCTGTTCCTGGAGTCCTATTTGCAAACACCCCTCATaggtacacacagacacactacTGGGGACCTACATGCACACCTCCCACCActcacagggacacacacacatatacacagagggACTATCAGGGTCCTACGTGCACACCTCCCACActcacagggacacacacacacagagggactaGCAGGGTCCTATGTGCACACCTCCCACCACTCACAGGGGGACACACAATCACAGGGATTCTGGTGGCACACAGAACATACACAAGAGGGGAAATTTCATTCTTTAATGTATACCCTTGTGAAGTCATGGATTATTTTGCcccaaagaattatttaaaagatgTCTGACTCACCACCTGTGGCAAGGTTGGGGCCCAGTCATGAGGGAGGTACTAGGACACAGTGGGTCCTGCTGGCCAGGAAGACAGTGGGGAAGGCACTGGGCATGTGGCTGGCCTGGCCCTGAGCACCACACTGGGGCCTGCTCTGCAGCCACAAGATGCTAAATCACATTATCAATAATAAAGAGACCTCTTCAAGAACTAGAGTTTTTGTTGGTTCacatagatatattttaaaaacatctacaAGAGCATAAGCATACAAAAGTCTAACAGTGTTCGAGCACAATGTCAGATGCAAAATCTAACCATTTCAACAGTtaaattgtggttttaattttcagctTCTATTTGGAATCAAACATTTGAGATGGCTTTTGATACATtctacattttctaaaaatgacCAGGGGAAATTCTGAGGGAAGGAGACCAAAATTCCATGTCTTGGGCTTGGGTGTTTTAAGCCAAGAGTCCACGAACCCTTTTTATGCCAGGTTGTGTGTTCTGTAGCTGTGTGCATTTCTTAAATACGGTCTCCAAGGGGCCTACCTGTGCACCGAGGTGAAGCGTGCTGGTCCCGAGACACGCCCTGCCTGTGCCTGCAGAGGAACTGAGCAAGTGGCCTGTGGCTGGCAATGAAGTCATCACCACACCAGGGCCAAGTAAGGCATTCACAGCAGCACAACCATTTAGCTACCACATTCTGACCCCCTAAGTGTCCACAGGGGTCAGCACTACCACTCAAGAGTTTACCTGAGAATTCTAGACCTTGGGACGGTCAGCTCCTGTGCTACTGTCCTCAGGGGCGAGCACGAGCCAGCCTGACCTGGCTGCTCACAGGGGTCTGGTGGTGCTTGGTTTCCTGGAAGCTGTCTTTCAGAGCGTGGCAGCAGTGGAGCGCCCTGAGTGCATGGCAGGGCTGGCCAAGCAGGGCTGAGCCATCGTGCTCCATGTTCCGAGCCAGGCAGAAGCTCCCAGGGAGCCACTCGACTGCTTGGGTTGGTCACAGTCCTTAGCGTCGGGTGCCAGCCCCACTTGAAGCAGACCAGAGGAGGCCGTGCAGGGGTGCTCATCACTGGTCCTTCTCCTCCTGTGGCAGAGGGAGCTGCCAGTCTGCCGGGGGGCTCTGCCTTGGGGCCCACACGAGGGCATGCTTCCGTGCAGCCTCGACTCTTGCACGCTCGCTCTCGCAGAGGGACCGCTGTACAAAGGAGACCCCGGTCACTTCCCGCCTCACACGGGCCCTCACATGGCCCCTGTAcctccctcctcctcagcacCCCCAACACAGATGGACAAACGGCACATATGGCAGGCAGCACTCTGAAACTCAGCTGCTTCTACCCAGTGAACCTTGAGATTGTTCCCTCTTAGCACACACGGATCTAGCTCATTCTTTCTCCCAAGCTACTGTGAAAAACTTGTGTAGATCACCataatttgagaaaattttaaaatgtcttctccTGGGGCTCAGGGCTTGATGCCTTCAGTTGACCTACTCAGATTCACCTGCTAAGACAGGGCTGCGGGTTGAGCTGGGAGGAGGGACGAGGGTCTGAAAGAGTGGCCAGAAGAGGGAAGATGAGGCCAGAGACACATGCCCAGAGAGCCCTGGACAGACGAGGAGTCCAGACAGACAACAGATGTCACCCAGTCCACTAGCTTCTCTCTGTCACTCTCCCCCAAAAATAAGCACAGGGCAGTACATCACGACCACGACAGGGCTTGCATGCCTGGATAGATTACTAtctattctttttaatggctatgTAGTACTCCACTGTGTGGAAGTTATTTGGTCAAATGTCTATTAGCGGAATTTAGGACACTTTCAGTTTTGGCACTATCACAAACAGTGGCACAATGGacattttggactttttttttttggtgaggaagattggccctgagttaacatctgtgcgaatctttctctactttttgtatgtgggatgctgccacagcatggagtgatgagcaatgtgtaagtCCACACCAGTGATCCGAACCTGACAAGCCCAGGACGCTGAAGAGacacatgcaaacttaaccactacaccagcaggCTAGCCCCTGGACATTTTGAACTTTTAACTGTGCACTGTTACCCAATTACTTCCTTAGGATAAACTTCCAGAAGTAAAACTGTGGGGTCAAAATGTATGCATTTGACTTTTAGGTAATCAGAACACGACGCTCCACCAACACTGCACAAGTACTCCTGACTCTCCAAACCCCACTGACACTTGTGATATTCTGCTGGATTGTCAGAAACCACTTGTTTTCATTTGGACTTGTATACCAGGCCATTTGGTCTTCTTTTTGAATTCCTTTTTTGTGTCCTTTGCCTACTTTTCTATTCTCAAATCATCTCCATTTTTCTTCCTGATACATAAGAGctctctttaaaaatacatatatatggggccagcccagtggcatagtggttaacttcacacattccacttcagtgacctggggtctgtgggttcagatcatgggcacagatctacacaccgctcatcaagccaggatgtggtggcgtcccacatacaaaagaggaagactggcaacagatgttagctcagggccaatcttcctcaccaaaaaaaaaaaaaaaaaagagttaaaaaatatatatacacacacacacatatacatacatacaaacaaaGGTTATTAATCTCTTGCCATATAGGTTAGAAGCTATCTTTCCCACCTTTTGGACTTCCACTTATTATGGACTTGTcaccattttcttttattcagcaGCCTGGTTTCCACACCAGTTTGTCTGTTTCAATAACCACACACATATAACAACTTTGAAGCAGTGGCCTGGCTGCTGGCTCCACTTCCCCTGGCACTCCCCGCCAGCACTGAGCCCTCACAGCTTTTCTCCATCTCCCCAACCACAACAGTTCCAAGGCACCAGGTATTCTAGACTAGAATGGATGTGCCAGGGGGGTAGGGGCTCTGTTCTCATCACTCCTGTATCCCGAAGAGTGCCCAACATGATCAATCTCTGCTGAATGACAACTGACAACCGGAACAACCTCCGTACAGGTCTCCCTGCCCCTCCATAATACACTCTCCTACCCGGGCAGCCAGACTGACCttttaaagatagaaattaaATCATGCTTCCCAGCACACGTTTAGGCTGGAATCTAAACCCTTTAAGGCCAGCCAGGTCCCCGgtacctctccagcctcatcccctACCCCTCTACAGCAtaccctccttctcctccaagcACCTGGACCTTCTCTTTGTTCCTGAGTCGTGCCCACCCTCCCCCCGGGGCTGGGTGAAGTCTGCTGGGGCTGGCTGCCAGTCACTCAAGACTCAGCGAGATCTCCGCCTCTGCAGGCCAGCTGACGACCCTGTTGgggtccctcctctctctccaaaaCGCTCTACACCCCCCTCCTCGCTTTGTCCTTAACGCCGTCCGAAAGCCCGGTCGATACACTAATTTTtgatatttctctaaagaagggaagcaggaggaggagagggaccCCGGCAGCGCCCCTCTGCAGACCCTGGGGCGAGAACGTGGGCAGGCTGCGGCCCGCGCCCTCGGGCGCCCCGGCGGGGAGCCGCAGCCACCCCGCCCCGGCGCACCTGGGCTCCGGCGCTCCGGCGCTCCTCCCACGCGCGGCAGCTGGCCAGGTCGCGCCGCCACTGCTCGCAGGCCGGCCGCTCGCCGTGGACGTAGTAGTGGTGCAGGAAGTGCCCTGCGCTGCGGCACAGCTCCCATTCCGCGCGGTAGGCCTCGCAGGGGCGCGGCGGCTGCGGGGGAGATGCGTCTGAGTCGGACCGCAGCGCCGCCGGCCCGGGGCCCACCCCGCGGCCCCCCGGGGCAGGGCTCGGCTAATCCGGTCGCACGGTCGGACCCGGGCCCGCAGGTCCCGGGCGCCCACCACACTTACCCGCCAGTCGCCGCCGTCAGCCATGTCCCGGAGACTGCCGAACCCCGCCTACTGAGCCCGCTAGCCAATGACGATTTAAGAAAGCCGGCACCGAGTGATTGACGGGTACAAGAACCAATGAACTCTGAGATATGACGATCACCTCCGCGCTCCCCTCCTTGAGACACGCCAATAAACAGGAAGTCCGAGCTGGGCAGCCAATAACAGCCGGGGGCGGGGGTgcgcgcggggggcggggcccaAGGGCAGGGGAGCCGGGCCGAGGATGGAGCGGGCGGGGGCGCGTCCTGAGGGTCAGAAGGCCGCGCGCCCAGCCAGCGTGGCCAGGCTGGTGACAGCTGTCCTCCGCCGATGGGCTGCAAGTCCACGTTAAGTTGGCTGTTTCTGAAACCACGCGGTTCAGGCCAGTTTTCAGCAACCTTGTTGTTTTCATAAATCTCAAAGATCGGGTTCATTTCTCAAGCACATCTGAGCATCAACTCCGTGCAGTGAAGCTGCCCGAGTGTCCACTCGAGGGCGAGGTCGGTGGACTCACAAAATAACTGGGGTTGGCTGGTGTGacgtgtgtgttgggggtggggtccACGGCGCGGGATGACCTCGCGTGGGAACCGAGGCTGGAAGTGGAGGCAAGATCGTGCGACCACAGCAGCAAGCCGGTCAAAGGCATGGAGGCTGTGTGTGGCACGGGGTAGAGGGTCTTGCAAGCCCAGGGGCGGCTTGTATGTCTGATTAGGAGTGAAAGCTTTACTCTGAGAGCTGGGAAGAAGGACATGGAACGTTTATAAAGGAGAGATGCTCAAGAGGCAATACAAGCAAAGTCAAGAAGAGTCTGGGGGTCCTGCAGAAACGCCCTGCAATACCAATGCGTTGGTTTTCCAACTTCTGCGAACGTAATCATCTGCTGAGAAGGCCCTTACAAGGCGGTTGCTGGGGCCACTCTAGGAGTAAGACTAGGTCAGACTCCCTGGAGTGTGGGCCAGAAAGCTGCAATTTTACGGGGATCCTGCCAAGCTGGCTCACAGACCAAGCTTGGAGAAGACACTGAGAGGAAGGCTGCATCCAGGGTACAGCAGTAATGTCCAGAGATTTTGCTCCAGGTGACCCCGCTGTGTCACCAGAAGACCCACCAACAGGGTCCACCCCTGACCCAGGCAGGGGAGTGTGCCTCCAGCAAAGGACCAGGGGTGCTTTCATTGCATACACAGTAGGTGTTGCTTAGGGAAGACAAAAACCCAGGGCCAGCATCTTATTCCAACATTCTTCATTATGCATAAGATGGCAGTGTCTTAGCCAATGTGATCCTGCAAATAAGGCAGCCTACCCACCAAGGAGGACTTCTACCTCTGCTAGTGAAACCAAGACCCCTTAAGTGGAGGGTCAGGTAGGTCACAGGAGTGCTTCATGCCTTCCGAAATCACATCCATTGCCAGTGATGTTGGCTTGGGCCACAAGGCCCAGCCCTGGTCATCATGAAGATCTTTGATGCTCATTCTCTGAGGACACATGAGTGGACTCTAGGGTCCCATGAAGGGGAATCCTTTCATCTTCTGAGTGTTGAGAGGGGCCCTATCCAGAAATGGACCCCTCTGCCTGCAGGCAGGAGACCTGGTACAAGGGGAGACCCTGCTGGGCCTGaccatccccacccccaagttCAGATAGCCTTGTTCTCCAGGAGAAGCCCCTCAGAGGGGCTCCTTTCTAATGCAGGATGGAATGAGGGGCACATGCAAGCAGGCCTTCCTCCAATTCCTGTTCAGTGGCCCAACTATCACTCCACATACCTAATCAAGCATTTAGAGGCAATCCAGGTCTTAGTCATTGcctgtttttatttgaaattcttgatttagaattattttcaaggaacaaaagattaaaataactGAATTAACAAGTCAAAAGATCTCACATTATAAAAAGATCTGAGGCCAAATTAATACTAATAAAAAGTAAAGACAGGCCAGCCAAAACTTGgataatttaatatattaaagataattaaatacattaaaactCGGAGCAGGGggtagggaaggagaaagaggaacgtatctttagcttttatttattctaatatttacaTTTGTGCTTCACCACAAAGTTATTTTACCATAGAACAGATTAAGGAGCCAGTTATTTCCAAACgaaatcaaaataaaagtggaaatgCTTCAGGATTTCCTCCTGATGAAtggttcttttgaaaaaaatcaatatgtaaaataaaaatagaaacacctttCCTCAGATACTTAAATTGCAGCCAGAGTAATGGGCTAACCACTCTTTATAGACAAGTATCTTTAAATCACTTTTTTCTAGGCCAAAGGCAACATCCAAGTTATAGacctggaaaaagaaaggaaaaaggataaataaaaaaagaaagagaacaccaCAAGTTACAGCAATTCAATCCCCTCTACTGGTTTTTATCAGGAATTAGGGAACTCTGCTTCCGCTGAGGCAGTAGGAGCGCACCCAGGGCTGAAagaaatggtgaagaaggaaccTCAAAGACAgctttttcttcctccaaatcAAGCACACAACCGAGAAGTCCTGCCGTTCCACATCCAGGTCAAACTCGCTAATTCTCAGGAACTCTAAACCAACCTAAAGTGAGAGAGCATCCTCTGCGATAGTCTCAGCCCCGTCAGAGCCAGTAACTAAAAGCCATTATGTtgcaatttatcattttattttctaatcagCCAAGAGTCCCAACTTAgggctttcttccctttttacGCAACGACTGTCCTTCTCCGGAGAAAGCGACGAATCTGCCTCCAGCTTCATCCTAGGTGTGAAGATAAAATACTGTTTCAGAAACTCCTTGGAAGTTtataaaaaatgatttattctGTTGGCTCATGACCATCCACCCATTTTCCTGACTTCTACATTATTCAGAATGtctttgaaatataaatacaaatcaTAATCTATTGAATTCACAACAAAACCACATAATCACAACTAGTGTCCTCCACAGCCTTTATTCTCAGATTGAATGTATAGCCTTTGACAGAACCATcacattttcaaagtaaaaaatatataccccagaaagaaaaatcaccacCCAAAAAATACATTTCCGGTCACTTTTCTATATATGCTTCTATAAACTATTTTAGTACTTAATTCCCAAGTCTCAGGTCCATGAATTTATCTGGTACACTCTAAAGGCTACAGAGAATTCCATTGCATGGGAGAGACAGTTCTTCCCCCACTGGGCGTTTCTTCCAGGTTAGCAGTAATTTAAATGGGTGTGTTGGCAGCTTAATGTCTGTACACGGCTCTGATTTTTCCTATTTGAATTCCTTGGTAAAAGGATGCacatatttttaaggcttttaatATATAATGACTAACCAGCCCTCAGAAATATTCCACAAAGCTATTCTTCCACCAGCAGAAAGCGGGCTTGTTTTTTCTCAACCCTCAAAAATAGTaggtatcttttcatgtgcttgtatTGCTAGTCAGTTGGAGGTGTTGTCTATGGAAAGGAAGATTCTGAGCTCCCCAACACACATCCCTGTACCCAGCCCCCCACCTAATGTAGCTGGTGTACCCCCAGCAGGGCCTGCACAGGGTTTACAGGATGGCAACCATGTAAATGTGAGTCACAGCTGAGCCAGTCAGTCTTCCTTTCCTGCAGAGCCttcattttgtgtctggcttctcttccGCATACCTTCAATCACACCAGGTGTCCTGATTTCATCTGCTTGAGGAAGGCACTCTTCTGGGGCCTTCAGGCTGCCCTGCCTGGACTGGCCAGCCTCCCGGGGCTGCACATTGCTGTGGGAACCCCTTGTTTCCTGGATCCAAGGCTTTCTTACTTCTACCTTATTCCATCATTTCAGTAGCGATGGAATAAGGTACATCCTCCAGgagcttcctgagaaagggtgcATGAGGAGTACCTTTTGGTGAGCTCTTATGTGACTGAAAATACCTTTTCTCTACTCTTGCCCGTTTCATTGATAGCTCAGTTGGTGTTAGTTCGCTCGGGCCGCCCTAACAAGTAAGTCCCAGACCGCCGCAGCTTTAACAACAGACTTTCCTCCtcccaattctggaggctagaactccaagatcaaggtgtcagcatttTGGTTTCTCTGAGGCTTCTCTCAGTGGCTTACAGATGTTTCTTTCACTGTGCTGGACACTCAGTGGGCCCTTCCAATCTGCAAACTCGTGCCCTTCAGTTCAGAGCAATTATTTCCCTGATGGTTTCTGTCCCTTTGGTTTCTCTAATCTCTTTTCAGAACTCTCAGGATTTGGACATTGGCAGTGGAAACTTTCTGACTGTGGTCTTCACTCTGGGGTGAGCCGGCTGGGACCTTCCCTGGGGCTCGCCAGACTGTCCAGAGAAAGCTCCTCCAGCTGCAACAAGCCAGCCCGGCTGCCAGCGCCTGGGAGCCAAGCAGGGAAAGACACCAAGGGTGGCAACATTCAGGATGCAAATTGTCACTCCTTCCCTCTCTTACTTCGATGCTGCTATCCACTGTGCCAGTGGCCCCAGCCTAGGAACCTTTTGTGATGCCTTTTCCAGAAGACGAGCCTCCAGCCTTCCCCtggagtggggtgaggggaggggggctGCGGTTCTCACTGCTTTGTGACACACACTCTGTCTTCAGCCCCCATTTCCAGAGGGGCCCTTTGAGAGCTCAACCACTTAACCAAGCTGCCTCTCGGCTTTCCCCACGGCCTGCTCAGGATGCAGCTTTCCGTGGTCTATTAAGTCAGCGACCACTTGTCCTCCTGCTCTGGGGCCTCCAAAGTTCTGCTGCAGTTGCCTCTTCTCCTCATTGTCTTTATCATCTTCTTCATTACCTTATACCGCAGCTTTAGTGTGGTTTCAGGATGGAGTAGAGCTAAGTATGTGCCTTTAATCTCATCTTCATacatttcttcttaaatatttatttatcgaTAAAACAGCTCCAGTTGTGCCTGCCAGTCTCCCCCTCCCTTTCATACATCTCCCACAGTCGGGTCACAAGTCAGCTTTGAGGATGACTCCTACTGAGGCCTTTAGGCCCAACTCAGTGAGCCCCAGCCTGCAGATGGCAAAGGCCTGGATGGGGCCTCAAGGAGGACTCGGAGGGTAAGGTGTGATCAGGTACCACATTTACTCCTCTGAGCCTGGAAAGCTCCCAACACTGTGTCAACCTGAGGAACATTAAGGCCAGGAGGGGCTGTGATGGGGGCTGGGGTGTGCAGCACAATGGTCTCTGTCCCCAACCAGTCCAAAGGTAGAGAGGGTTCAGTGGTCAAGAGGGGCCGGTGACAGCGCCACAGCCAGGAACTGGCCAGTGACTGGTCCCATCTAGCAGCCCATCCTGAACGGGTTCACAGCacgcctgccctctgccctccccctaaATCCGCAAGAGATCAAGCTTTTGAGAAAAGGAACCAGGAAAGTGTTGGGTCTAAAGTGCTAGTGTTCTAGAAATACACAGCACACACAGCCACAGCTACTGAGTGAGGTGGGCCATCTGCAGTAGGGGGTGCTGGGTTTCTGAGCAAGTTTCCAGCACCTGGAAGAAGTGCCCACTAGGCGGAACCTCCCCTTTGCCAACACCTCCGGCCCCCAGCTGCAGCCTTCCCTTCCAGTCACAGGAGAACTCCCAGGCTCAGGGAGGCTGCTCTCCTCAGGTCTCAGTAGAGGCCTTTTCTGGAGTGTGGTAGCACGGAGGTGACCATGCTGTGGTCAGGAGCTCTGCCCCCGGCCCTGGGTGCCCCAACCTTCACGCACCTTTATGTTCACATCTGTAACAATGCAACCACAGCAGCTGCCTCACGGCACTGTCCCAGGGATTAAAGAGTTAAGTATAAAGCACTCAGCATGGGGTCTGGCACCTGGCAAGGGCTCTGTGAGCTAGTATCTTGCTGATCACTGTTGCCAGGTGACGCCAGAAACACCCatattcagaatggaaagaactCCCCTATTCATCACTAGCAAATAATACTTCTCATTACCCACGAAATATACTCACTTCCTCAACCTTTTTGACCAGTGGACGTGAATTTCTGATGAAAGTGATCTTACCA
Coding sequences:
- the C8H22orf39 gene encoding synaptic plasticity regulator PANTS, with protein sequence MADGGDWRPPRPCEAYRAEWELCRSAGHFLHHYYVHGERPACEQWRRDLASCRAWEERRSAGAQRSLCESERARVEAARKHALVWAPRQSPPADWQLPLPQEEKDQ